The Drosophila mauritiana strain mau12 chromosome 2R, ASM438214v1, whole genome shotgun sequence genome has a segment encoding these proteins:
- the LOC117138086 gene encoding uncharacterized protein LOC117138086 isoform X2: MCQPQLNRRDLFDIAVLAAIKVLIRQVESFNEDRPISSNLMVHITTIVSKYILTGKSVKFILRLLYVGCRLNKPLAEDNKTQAAVRTAFLCLWELGKEKCYTYKEKEEGDISVEWR; this comes from the coding sequence ATGTGTCAACCACAATTAAACAGGAGAGACCTATTCGACATAGCCGTGTTGGCCGCCATAAAGGTTCTCATCCGTCAGGTTGAAAGCTTCAACGAGGATCGGCCGATCTCTTCAAACCTGATGGTTCACATTACGACTATAGTTTCTAAGTACATCCTGACCGGTAAGAGCGTAAAGTTCATCCTTCGGCTGCTCTATGTGGGATGCCGCCTGAACAAACCGCTGGCAGAAGATAATAAAACACAAGCTGCAGTCCGCACAGCATTCTTATGCTTGTGGGAGTTGGGCAAAGAAAAGTGCTATACATACAAGGAAAAGGAGGAAGGAGACATCTCTGTGGAGTGGCGATGA
- the LOC117138086 gene encoding uncharacterized protein LOC117138086 isoform X1, protein MNHLLVLTFILLFAAALGSEGELTEMCQPQLNRRDLFDIAVLAAIKVLIRQVESFNEDRPISSNLMVHITTIVSKYILTGKSVKFILRLLYVGCRLNKPLAEDNKTQAAVRTAFLCLWELGKEKCYTYKEKEEGDISVEWR, encoded by the exons ATG AATCATCTGCTCGTCTTAACCTTTATTCTGCTTTTTGCCGCTGCCTTGGGATCTGAAGGTGAATTGACCGAAATGTGTCAACCACAATTAAACAGGAGAGACCTATTCGACATAGCCGTGTTGGCCGCCATAAAGGTTCTCATCCGTCAGGTTGAAAGCTTCAACGAGGATCGGCCGATCTCTTCAAACCTGATGGTTCACATTACGACTATAGTTTCTAAGTACATCCTGACCGGTAAGAGCGTAAAGTTCATCCTTCGGCTGCTCTATGTGGGATGCCGCCTGAACAAACCGCTGGCAGAAGATAATAAAACACAAGCTGCAGTCCGCACAGCATTCTTATGCTTGTGGGAGTTGGGCAAAGAAAAGTGCTATACATACAAGGAAAAGGAGGAAGGAGACATCTCTGTGGAGTGGCGATGA